atagacacacacacccacYYctcgtcttaccagacgtagcttatttgttctgccggtgcatggaaaatcccgccagctctatattatccgtgtcgtcgttcagccacgactcggggaaacaagatattacagtttttaatgtcccgttggtaggataatcgtactgtaggtcatcaattttattttccaatgattgtatGTTAGCcagtagaacggatggcagtgggaatttactcgctcgcctacggactCTCAGAATGCAGCTCGaccttttcctctgtcttttcttcacacaaatgacagggatttgggcctgttcccgggaaagcagtatatccttctcgtcggacacgttaaaggaaaaagcaaaaactaacaaaatagcacagctgGTTAGGAGCATTTAAAacatcagccatcctcttcggcgccatcttagaTCATGTTTTAATTTGATGTATTTGTGTGATTTTTAATGTATAGAAATAAAGCAAGCAACTTTTATAAACATTAAAACCCAATTTCTCATTATCTACTACCTTTTGAACATGCTGGACCTCATTTTTCATTGTCATTCATTTGTTTAAAGCACAACAAACTAAGTGAATATGTGCAGGGATTCTGACTTTTCTATGGGTCCACTGAAAGAAATGTTATCACACTTCCCTTCATGAAGAGCcaatgctgaggtgtagtcagTCAAACATCCCAATGTCATGGACCACATCTCACRTCACCAGATctgtggtctgatgtgattagtgCCTGGCAGAGAGTGATTCTTGATAAGAGACTGGAATGGAGAGAAAATTTAAGTATCCTTTTCAAGAAAGCACAAAGTCCTTTGCTCTTTCATTGTATTCATTCATTGACTTCTAATACATATTTATGTGGTATtggcatttaaaaataaaaaaaacattaagttGCCAGATATGAATTAGCAATaccattaatacattttcaaaggaTAGGGAACCAAATTGCATTTGAAGACTTTTCTCATGagaaataaaaagcatgaacactttcTTAAAAATAAGTTCTCCCTccctcacaaatcaaatcaattgtattcgtcacatgcttcgtaaacaacaggtgtagactaacagtgaaatgcatacgggcccttcccagcaatgcagagagaaacaaaatagagaaataatggaAAAGTACAGTatcgagtaccacttcctcccgatTCGGCCCATACCCGGYACGACATCTGGACCTTTTCCTCACCAACACTCTTGACTGTCTGTCATGATCGTttgaagcatactcggaccaacgtgcagcgtgatctgggttccacatctttatttagtGAAAggcacaaaacaataaagcaaRaacgaaacaaacaacgaaccgtgactacagaggtgctacatgcactaactcaaaacaatatcccataaaacacaggtggaaaaaatgctacttaaatatgatccccaattagagacaacaatagccagctgcctctaattgggaatcataccaaacaccaacatagaaaaactaaactagaaccccacaaagaaaataataactagaataCCCCCCAGTCAYgccctgacctactataccatagaaaaacaaaggctctctatggtcagggcgtgacactgtcctCCCTCAAGCATATTAGCCGATCGTGCCACCTCAAAGCTAGCTAATGAATCTACGCAAGCGGGACACTTAATGCTGAGGAGTATGTTTGAAACATCCCCATGTACTacactggcaccacactgccacatCTCTGTCCTCTTACCTATAGGCcgtttcatcgttgtcggtgatcaggcctaccgctgtcgTGTCAtcgtcaaacttaatgatggtgttggagtcggccACGTGGGCTGCCACGTGGGCGGCCACGTGGGGCCACTGTGTTGAGGGTCAACGTGGCGgatttgttgttgcctatcctcaccatctgggtcagcccgtcaggaagttcaggatccagttgcagagggaggtgttcagtgcAAGSgtccttagcttagtgatgagcttggagaaaactatggtgttgaacgctgagctgtagtcaatgaaaaacattctcacgtaggtggtTCTTTATgcccaagtgggaaagggcagtgtggagtgcaatagatattgtgtcatctgtggatctgttgtggtggTATGTGAAYTGAAGTGTGTACTgtacagggtgtctgggatgatggtgttgatgtgacccatgaccagTGTTATGGCTCGATAATGATTTASACAGGTTACCWtggcgttcttgggcacagggactgtggtggtctgcttgaaacatgtaggtattaaagactgggtcagggagaggttgaacatgtcagtgaagacactagSGAGCTGggcagcacatgctctgagtatgcgccCTGGTAGTCCATCTGGCcctgaatgttaacctgtttcaaaggtcttactcacattgctacggaacagctggtgcttttttgcatggttcagtgttgcttgccacgaagcagagtatgtgaacggagTTGAGCAGTCAAAAATCTTGCTCATTGCTCCGCTAATAACTGCTCCACgttcaacaaaaataaataaaactctgCTCCAAATTCGGGCCATTCAATAAAATCCCAATTTATCCAACATCYatctactgtatctactgtattgTTGTGACTAcatggacctaccatttggtttttaagtattgaaaccaaaccatatcatttgaatgaaaagtattttcaTAAATAACATGAAAGGTGACTGTAAGAAGCACTCATCATTTCAAATAATCTACATCATGTGCGAGTTCCAAATATcattactgagccggacaaacttctcttCGATGAGAGCCCAAGCACCTCCCCAGTGTTTCTCCAGATCAAGTAGGCAGACATTTGTGCATCTCCAGTCAGAACAGTTAAataaagcaaaaaataaataaaaaatgaatgcattccgattcttgtatagattgtaatggacacatataaTGTGTGTAAAATAATTTTTTCAAGGTTGTACTGAtaatgatgagctaatgctaagctaattgTCAGCTATGTGTCACACCATGCTTGTTGACATCTGACATTCTGGTTGTCACGCGaatgtctgtcagaccaaagatgttataacaaaacaaAGTGAAGGGATCGTTCACTTGTCTTTtgagtaaacttccggaagtgagtGATGGTAGACAACACAGCCCCTTCAACATGCAGTCtgcaaacactctctctctctctctctctgtcctcagccAAAGGTCCAATATCACATCATCAacttgtatcgatcacatttttactaacatgGCTGAACATTGTTCTAAACCTGTATCAGTGGCACTAGGTTGTAGTCATGATAACTTGGTTGCACTCACTAGGAAAACTACAAAACTACAATACTACAAAGGCCCTAAGGTAAAATACACTGTGAGGTCAAACGGtgccccatggattgatgatgagctAAGAAATGCAATGATTCAACATTATGATGCCAAAAAAGCAGCAGATAAATCTGTTACTCTGTTTGATGAGCAAAGCTATTGTAAATTAAGAAATCTTGTGAGAAGGGATTCTATCAGCACAAAATTGATGAAGTAAAGGGTGATGGGAAAAAACTGTGGAGAACGTTGAATGCTATTATGGGTAGGAATTCAAACATCTACCTCTTTTGTTGAATAAGAGGGTATATTTATTACAAAACCACATGACatcgcaaactactttaatgaataTTTTACAGTTCTCATGTAATGGTCTGATATCGGGTTTCTAGCATGCATACAAAGAAGGGCATTCTACGAGTacaaatgacagatgattggttaaaGAGTATGGATGACAGGAAGTTTCTGTAGCAAGGAAAGATATAAAAAAGATCAAAATCACTCAAAACATGTCTGCCAGATAGGCTCTTCATTGCTCTAGCCGTATGAATATTATCCAAATGCATCAGAATCTCATGGCTTCACATTGAAAATAAATGACTATCCAGTCTTCTGACTTTCTTCAAGAATGTtatatttaaaagaaaaacaCAGTATTCTTCAGGCCATTTAGTACATACTAGCAACACGCATAACCACCAAACCAGACAAGTAAATTCAGGGCATCTATGAACCCAAGCCAAKGAAAAATCRCCTTAAatctacagttttatatagagccATAGCTGAATGGAACTCGTACCAATACACATTTCTCAGGCAAAAAGTAAATCcaccttaaaaaaaagatatatacggTCTATCGCATtagaagttttttttttcttcttgaaagtggatttataaatgcatttaaaaatgcatttgattgattgattttattttcccCTATCTATTAAAATGACCaattacaaaacaaatgtaataagGTGCAGCAGAACAAAGTAGCCTTGATACTGCCAGCTCAACCATCAATATCTCCATTATGCAGAGATCATATGTACTACTTCTTAGACCTAGTAACCATTTCCTTAAACGTCTGGAAATACTGTCAAATTGAAACAAATTGTGTAACATAGGTGAATACAATATGCTGAGACACAGCACATGTGCATTCATGTAGATTTACAAGTGCCTATAGAAGGTCTACATCCCCTTGGATTTCTGYacattttattgtgttagaaagtgggattaaaatggatttcattgtaatttttggtcaatgatctaaacaaaatactcaaAGTGGAAGAACATAAAAAAGAACATAAAAAAAAGTTTCATCCACTCCGATATATAAAGCATGAAACTCCTATGTCCTGAAAAACTCCTATGTCCTGAAAAGCCTATGTCCTGAAGCTCAGTTCAAAAGAACtactgcatctttgatgtgtctgggtggtttaatgcatcattcacagcataattattaacctGACCATTCTTAAAgacatattcaatgtctgatttgttattgttacccaggTACCAATCACTGCCtgtctttatgaggctttcgaaaaagtccctggtctttgtagttgaatctgtgcttgaaatgcaatacttgactgtatgggggacagaggaaggggaagTCATTTACAAATCATGTCAACACCTAATATGTCAGTCCATTTAACTtaatatgtgatttgttaagccacattttacttctgaactaatttaggcttgcctaaacaaagggggtgaatacttatgcctTGACTATTTTAGTTATgacatttttattaattaaaaGAAATGGTAAAatgttcttttcactttgacattatggagtattttgtgtagatcaattaATATTTTTCAATCCCACTATATAACACAACACTGTATGTATAAGGGGCTTAAAAGCCATGGACTCATTGAATGCAAACAGCCAGTAGGGGTTTAAGAATAATTTATACCTTCAGTTTAGGTTGCTATACTTATRTTCTCAAAAAGGAAGTGGTCAGCATGCTATATGTGCTTCTGTGTTACCACCTTCTGTAGATGAGTGCTGTTGTTGTGCTCTGTGGGTGTTGTTGCCTGGTAACGGTGGCCTGATTTCAGTCAGGGGGTCCTCATCAGCTGTAAACAGGGCCGCACCATACCAAACCATACCATACCAAACCAACCATACCGTACTAAACCATACCATATCAAACCAtaccatgcacatttgtggcctgctggaggtcattttgcagggctctggcagtgctcctccttgcacaaaggcggaggtagcggtcctgctgctgggttgttgccctcctacggcctcctccacgtctcctgatgtactggcctgtctcctggtagcgcctccatgctctggacactacgctgacagacacagcaaaccttcttgccacagctcgcattgatgtgccatcctggatgagctgcactacctgagccacttgtgtgggttgtagactccgtctcatgctaccactagagtgaaagcaccgccagcattaaaaaatgaccaaaacatcagccaggaagcataggaactgagaagtggtMtgtggtcaccacctgcagaaccactcctttattgggggtgtcttgctaattgtctataatttccaccttgtgtctattccatttgcacaacagcatgtgaaatgtattgtcaatcagtgttgcttcctaagtggacagtttgatttcacagaagtgtgattgacttggagttRcattgtgttgtttaagtgttccctttatttttttgagcagtgtacatagtATTAAAGATTTGTTGCTTCATTTGTTACTGTTTGTATCTAGCATTCCCATATTTCTGTACATATTTTTATGAAATATACATGAACAACCCAACAACTAAACAGTGTGCATTTGCCGAACTGAGTCCTTCTGTTATTGATTTAACATGTTTTTRtaatgtctgcttccaactcacactctcaaacacgtagatcccctgaacgcagctcactctccaaatcccaatcacctgaattttgatcacctgttcacacacctgtatgtcatttacacacactatgtAGTTCAGTTCTTGCACCCCATCActatgaggtattgtttgttttgtgacacacgtctttcagaGTGCTGGTTTTCCCAGTGATTTACttctcccgtgtatgatagtttttgcctgcctcactaacgaagcctttttgcctttttttgcctcggatttcctgttatatacctattgcctgatctcccagactacgttactagccttttccctgcctgtactgtcgCCCTTtgggaccccctgtgtatgaccttctgcctgcccctggacccagctacctgcctcctcctgtgggcctttacaataaacacctgctgcgccctgcacttgaaaccagctctctgtctcccctagTGTTCATAACAAAAGGgaacatataagcagacaatggaagctcttacaatattccatgatgacatttctctaaaacaggctataggctacatgtgcaccaccaagtcagaacagtaggctaaatgatgagggggaaagggaccaaattaacagctcactacacaacatacactcagTATTAYTTTCTTAGCTacggtatacatatctccctggcatattacataattcatGCAGAagcatataatacatttttggactcatcttgttgtgctgtggtcacttgaacaggaaggtggcgcagcggtcctttgtgggaaaattttgtcatcaaagtctgtcattctctggatttatgggctccgactgggaaaatatgttttgggaactcgggcctctttccagagctccgacctgaagatcactgacgtcacgatttctgagttcccagttttcCTGAACTCACTGAGTCTGAGATTTCCCAATTCTGagattccagttgttttgaacaaggcagaagtcatgctggattgacagcatggccaatgttgaatgttaatCCATTTAAgataggaaaagagacccttaaacccagacttggaccacacacccactccactgaatagctaGCTAGTGATTGCTTTAGAACGYttgcagttagccactgattccttccaaaccactcattgttgaatttgctatGAGcgccgatacattttatctataatttctcttcataatttctcttcatatgacaagttTTTAAAAGggtttgccagtagattgtccacttgattcatgatgatgattgctagctaagattttgaaagtttgatgttgacatgatcagtccaatcaatgctacggtagatataacgtgatttgatgttatttcacctgtggccaataaccttgagccttcttggaagggcacttctaatgtaactctatggcagcactcaAGGAAGGGTCTTGAATTTTCGATTTTGCGGTGATCTAgcttccccatgagtgacagaacactgagccaatcaaggSGCAACTAGAGAACTTCACCAACCCCTGCGCTCCATATTTTCCACCACAGAAAgccctgagctaggctgaaacacctgcattttggagctgccttactcaagaaagctaaaaaaataaaatgtttgtatgcgacTTTATTAAGTcaattacattgtttgcaaactgatatgtaacacgtattaataccaaaataacatgcaaaacaggcaacaacaaaaaaagctagATAAACAGGTGGACTCAAAACAGGTGTCCCACCTGCTCTGAATTATGGGTCACCACTGGCTGTTCATATAATGAAGAAGTGAGACTTTGATGAggctcttcctctttcctctgagTCAGAACCTATGAATAGGGTMAAAATTACACCTCTTCTTTTGCTTGTCACACAATGGGTGAATTATTCTGAGTGGCAGGAACAGCTCTCTCTCATACTATCCTTGCATTGGTTTTTGTTTATGCCGTAAAACATTGCCAGATTATGGAAATTCAGCTCTGAATAGAAAATAGaggactttgttgaagtaccAAAGTTAATTTGATAAACTGAGACCCTGCGTTGTGAAGAGACATGGAGGCTGTTTTAGGACTGTTGGTGATCTCAGCAGGAGTGTCTCATGGTAAGAAACATCTTTATAGGTGTTGGTTTTCCTCTTCCTTTATGCAGAATATAATATCAGGAGTCTTGTATATCATGAAGCAGAAATGATGGATGATGATAGACAATATTCAGAACACTGTGGAAGACAGTTGTCTCTTCACCTATTGTCCCATAATAATGATCACTGACTTAATGATCCCTATCACGTTGATGCTGTTGGTTTGGTTATACTGTTAGCCGCTTGTATCCTCGTCTGTAAAATGATACATGACTTGACATGGGTTAGAACAGTGATAGTCACTACAGTGTCTTTTCTTCTTGATCTTCAGGCTTGGAGACTTCCTGTGATGCTAGAGAAGATGGATCTCAGTGTTATGGAGCTCTGGGAGGAACTGTSTATCTCCAGCTGGTGACTGATGCCATGAGATATGATGAACTCTCATTTTGGAAAGGCTCAACTGGTGCTAAAACAGAGATACTCAAAAGGAAGAAGGACAAAGTGGTAATAAAAGACACCCCCATTAAAGACAGAGTACACTTCTTTATAAACAATGGGACATTTAGGTTAAATAACACAAGAAGGAATGATTCTGGTGAATACCTGCTAGAAACATTTAATTCATCAGGGGTAGCACTAGGGACCAGGGGACTACAACTGTTCATCGAAGGTAAATAAATAACTTGCCAAATAATTATTACAAATGGTAACTTTGACAAGCTATTGCTCTGGCTAAACTACAAATATGTGACTacctaataatacaaataatgagAAATGCATGGAGTCATTTTTATTGTCATAGTCTACTGTAGTTGGTACATAGAGTCATAACCACATCCATCAACATTAAATAATCTGTTGGTTATTTGAAATGCAGTCATTGTGTGTCATGAATCTGCTGCTCCTGTTGACTACAGTAGTTTCTGTGGCTTTCAAGAAGAATGGCTGGTGTTGTGTTCTAATGTGTTTTGCCCTCTTACTACAGTTACATATCCTTCTTCCCCCACAGCTCCAGTGTCCTGTCCTCAGCTGTCCTCTGAGTGTCTGTCCCATGGAGAGATGAGGGTGTCCTGCTCCTCTGAGGGGGATGGTCCCCAGTACAGCTGGACTCTGGATGGACAGACGCTGAGAGACACTAAGGCCTCTTCTGATAACGAGACAAACACCATCACTCTGAAGAAAGGCCTGTCAGGAAATCTCACCTGTACCATCAGAAACTACATCAGCAGTGATTCTATCAGCAAGATAATCTCACCTTGTCCAGGTAAGCTACTGTACTCTCACATTGTCAACCCTGTACTCTCTGTGTCACTTTGTTTAGTTTAGCAGACACATCATGCAAAATAATACATGATTATATTGatattaatgatgatgatgattgactTCATCGTCATTGTCATCATGACCTTTAGGGTCGTTCTACGAAATTAGTCCCTTTTGCAACCCTTTGATATTTTCTTTAATATAGACAACATGGAAacttcaataaatcagatttttgacaatttttcaaACACATAGCTTGTCAAAATTAGCTGAATACTTAATTTATGTGTCATTCTGTCTCCCTTCTGTTCCCTAGAACCAGGAGtcagtgtgtttgtttatttccaACTTGTTGAAGTATTCATTCTGCTGGCAATCTGTCTGGGATCATACTGTTTCTACAAGAAGGAAACCTATCATCATGAAGAAGGTTAGTAATGCACCATTGTACCTTTATTGAAGGTATTTTGTTTAATAGGTTTCTCATTTTATTCtgcttaattctctctctctctctctcgatgatGTTGAGTAAGCAGAGTGTATGCAGTCTCAGGTGGATCATGGTGGGACTCAGATGAGGGTGTTAATGTCCTGAGAGGTGCTATGGAGACCAACTAGGTAGTGAGATTAC
This is a stretch of genomic DNA from Salvelinus sp. IW2-2015 unplaced genomic scaffold, ASM291031v2 Un_scaffold875, whole genome shotgun sequence. It encodes these proteins:
- the LOC112069065 gene encoding uncharacterized protein; the protein is MEAVLGLLVISAGVSHGLETSCDAREDGSQCYGALGGTVYLQLVTDAMRYDELSFWKGSTGAKTEILKRKKDKVVIKDTPIKDRVHFFINNGTFRLNNTRRNDSGEYLLETFNSSGVALGTRGLQLFIEAPVSCPQLSSECLSHGEMRVSCSSEGDGPQYSWTLDGQTLRDTKASSDNETNTITLKKGLSGNLTCTIRNYISSDSISKIISPCPEVLDGRELGPSDVLGLRTTICSAFRXDAKQLPYQAVMQSVKMLSMVQL